A single Bacillus sp. HMF5848 DNA region contains:
- the fliP gene encoding flagellar type III secretion system pore protein FliP (The bacterial flagellar biogenesis protein FliP forms a type III secretion system (T3SS)-type pore required for flagellar assembly.), producing the protein MTEFMEFFNTASPENVSTSVKLLLLLTVLSLAPSILILMTSFTRIVIVLSFVRTSLATQQMPPNQVLIGLALFLTFFVMAPTFQEVNDTALTPLFNEEITLEDAYDRAVIPFKEFMSKNTRQKDLALFLNYINAEKPNSIEDIPLTALVPAFAISEIKTAFQIGFMIFLPFLIIDMVVASVLMSMGMMMLPPVMISLPFKILLFVLVDGWYLIVKSLLQTF; encoded by the coding sequence ATGACTGAATTTATGGAGTTCTTCAATACTGCCTCTCCTGAAAATGTCTCAACTTCTGTGAAGCTACTATTATTACTAACTGTGCTATCTTTAGCACCAAGTATACTAATTTTAATGACAAGCTTTACGAGAATTGTTATTGTTCTCTCATTTGTGCGAACATCTCTAGCTACTCAACAAATGCCACCGAATCAAGTGTTAATAGGGCTTGCTCTTTTTCTAACTTTTTTCGTAATGGCACCTACATTTCAAGAAGTAAATGATACAGCACTAACACCGTTATTTAATGAAGAAATTACGTTAGAGGATGCCTATGATAGGGCTGTTATACCATTTAAAGAGTTTATGAGTAAAAACACACGTCAAAAGGACCTTGCTCTTTTTCTAAATTATATTAATGCAGAAAAGCCTAATTCGATTGAAGATATACCTTTAACAGCTTTAGTGCCTGCATTCGCAATCAGTGAAATAAAAACGGCCTTTCAAATTGGGTTTATGATTTTCTTGCCGTTTTTAATAATTGACATGGTTGTTGCGAGTGTTCTTATGTCGATGGGGATGATGATGTTACCACCTGTTATGATTTCCCTTCCATTTAAGATTTTATTGTTTGTCCTCGTCGATGGATGGTATTTAATCGTTAAATCTTTACTGCAAACTTTTTAA
- the flhB gene encoding flagellar biosynthesis protein FlhB — MELLQLDLQMFAGEKTEKATPKKRQESRKKGQVAKSTDVNSAFVLLAVFLVLSFTGSSMGNIVTSIFRESFTQYIHMPFTSENIHLIFIELLIQGIWVVAPVMLVAVVAGVAATYLQIGFLFSAEAIKFNLNKINPLQGAKRIFSIRSIVELLKSILKILLIGTVTFTILWLHVDEIFNLSQKTLYDALALVAKLTIQMGIGASIALLFLAILDYLYQRYDFEKNIRMSKQDIKDEYKKTEGDPLIKSKIKQKQMEMATRRMMQEVPNADVVITNPTHFAIALKYDDSNMDAPYVVAKGVDFIALKIKETAKEHDIVTVENRPLARALYDKVEIGQAIPDEFFKAVAEVLAYVYRLKQNV, encoded by the coding sequence ATGGAACTGCTTCAACTTGATCTACAGATGTTTGCTGGTGAAAAAACAGAAAAAGCAACGCCGAAAAAACGACAAGAATCTCGTAAGAAGGGACAAGTTGCTAAAAGTACAGATGTGAATTCAGCCTTCGTTTTGTTAGCTGTGTTTCTAGTCTTATCATTTACGGGTTCTTCAATGGGAAATATAGTAACCTCTATTTTCAGAGAGTCGTTCACACAATATATACACATGCCATTTACTTCAGAAAATATCCATCTTATTTTCATAGAGTTGCTTATTCAAGGCATATGGGTGGTTGCACCGGTCATGTTAGTTGCTGTTGTGGCTGGAGTGGCAGCGACTTATTTACAAATTGGTTTTTTGTTTTCAGCAGAAGCAATTAAATTTAATCTGAATAAAATTAATCCACTTCAAGGTGCAAAGAGAATATTTTCTATTCGTTCAATAGTGGAGCTTTTAAAATCGATATTAAAGATACTGTTAATTGGAACAGTAACATTTACTATTTTATGGTTACATGTAGATGAAATCTTCAATCTTTCACAAAAAACGTTGTATGATGCGTTAGCATTAGTTGCTAAACTTACTATTCAAATGGGAATAGGCGCATCGATTGCACTTTTATTTTTAGCAATCTTAGATTATTTATATCAACGCTATGACTTTGAAAAAAATATTCGTATGTCGAAACAAGACATAAAAGACGAATACAAGAAAACGGAAGGGGATCCGTTAATAAAATCGAAAATTAAGCAAAAACAAATGGAAATGGCAACACGGCGAATGATGCAAGAAGTACCAAACGCGGATGTTGTTATAACAAACCCAACCCATTTTGCGATTGCGTTAAAATATGATGACTCAAACATGGATGCACCGTATGTCGTTGCTAAAGGAGTAGATTTTATTGCTCTCAAAATTAAAGAAACGGCAAAGGAGCACGATATTGTTACTGTAGAAAATAGACCATTAGCCCGAGCGCTCTACGATAAAGTAGAGATTGGCCAAGCCATACCAGATGAATTCTTTAAAGCTGTCGCAGAGGTATTGGCATATGTATATAGATTAAAGCAAAATGTCTAA
- a CDS encoding response regulator → MAAKIMIVDDAAFMRMMIKDILSKNGFDIVAEAADGAQAVDLYKEHNPDLVTMDITMPEMDGITALKEIKKINPNAKIIMCSAMGQQAMVIDAIQAGAKDFIVKPFQADRVLEAINKTIG, encoded by the coding sequence ATGGCAGCAAAAATTATGATTGTGGATGATGCGGCATTTATGCGCATGATGATTAAGGATATTTTAAGTAAAAATGGATTTGACATTGTTGCAGAAGCCGCAGACGGTGCACAGGCAGTTGACTTATACAAAGAACATAACCCTGATTTAGTAACGATGGATATTACAATGCCAGAGATGGATGGCATTACAGCTCTTAAAGAAATTAAAAAAATCAATCCTAATGCTAAAATTATTATGTGCTCTGCGATGGGTCAACAAGCGATGGTAATTGACGCAATTCAAGCAGGCGCAAAAGATTTTATTGTTAAACCATTCCAAGCTGATCGTGTATTAGAAGCAATTAATAAAACGATTGGATAA
- the fliQ gene encoding flagellar biosynthesis protein FliQ, producing MTPNFVVEMAERGVYTVLMISGPLMLLALVVGLIVSVFQATTQIQEQTLAFVPKIVAVFIGLVFFGPWMLTRMLTFAYEIFNNLASFVS from the coding sequence ATGACTCCTAATTTTGTCGTTGAAATGGCTGAGCGTGGTGTATATACAGTGTTAATGATTAGTGGACCTTTAATGCTTTTAGCGTTAGTAGTAGGACTAATCGTCAGTGTATTCCAAGCGACGACGCAAATTCAAGAGCAAACACTTGCTTTTGTGCCTAAAATAGTCGCTGTTTTTATCGGCTTAGTTTTCTTTGGACCTTGGATGTTAACGAGAATGCTTACCTTTGCATATGAAATATTTAATAATCTAGCGAGCTTTGTGAGCTAG
- the fliR gene encoding flagellar biosynthetic protein FliR, translating to MDNVFFNLPSFLLVLARVASFFATLPLFSYRNIPTTHKVGIAVFLSWIIMFTIDAPTIEINYMFFMLVIKEALVGLLIGFIAYMIVSAIQIAGGFIDFQMGFAIANVVDPQTGAQSPLMGQYLYTLALLFLLAVDGHHLLLDGVVNSYHFVPLLEVWIPFGNENLIEFVVRAFNSMFLIAFQMSIPLVGSLFLVDIALGIMAKTVPQLNIFVVGYPIKIALSFIILFLIMGLMFMVVEQLFEMMLFTMRGLMDLIGGL from the coding sequence ATGGACAATGTATTTTTTAATTTACCGAGTTTTTTACTTGTATTAGCTAGAGTTGCTTCTTTCTTTGCAACGTTACCTTTATTTTCTTATCGTAACATTCCAACTACTCATAAAGTAGGGATAGCTGTATTTCTATCTTGGATAATTATGTTTACAATAGATGCTCCTACTATTGAAATTAATTATATGTTCTTTATGCTAGTAATAAAAGAAGCTTTAGTGGGACTTTTAATTGGCTTTATCGCATATATGATTGTAAGTGCCATACAGATTGCAGGAGGATTCATTGATTTTCAAATGGGGTTTGCTATAGCTAATGTTGTAGATCCTCAAACAGGGGCTCAAAGTCCATTAATGGGTCAGTACTTGTATACACTAGCACTACTCTTTTTGTTAGCAGTTGATGGACATCATCTGTTATTAGATGGTGTAGTAAATAGCTATCATTTTGTTCCACTGCTTGAAGTATGGATACCATTTGGTAATGAGAATCTTATCGAATTTGTTGTACGTGCTTTTAATTCTATGTTTTTAATAGCTTTTCAAATGTCCATTCCGTTAGTGGGATCATTATTTTTAGTGGATATTGCTCTCGGTATTATGGCTAAAACAGTGCCGCAGTTAAACATCTTCGTTGTCGGATATCCCATTAAAATAGCCTTAAGCTTTATAATTTTATTCCTAATTATGGGGCTCATGTTCATGGTTGTTGAGCAACTATTTGAAATGATGTTGTTTACGATGAGAGGGCTAATGGATTTAATCGGAGGCTTATAA
- the fliO gene encoding flagellar biosynthetic protein FliO: MFKRVIILCILICTSLIAPLLPSVQAEQPASVEDWLNDSSHENDEKGTPSSTDKAEKVTDTIDSSPTVNAWDFVKMLFATAFVIGLIYFTFRFINKRNKVFSGAKYIENIGGTSLGANRSVQLIKVGDEILVVGVGESITLLKEIHANDEVSAIIEQHNNGLDQLIQRSDIFNRIFKDKKKNENKGTGDFQSVLNQQLKDLSDGRKKLLRELEKERDTHHD, translated from the coding sequence TTGTTTAAACGAGTTATTATTCTTTGTATTTTAATATGTACTTCTCTCATTGCTCCGCTACTGCCTTCAGTGCAGGCGGAGCAACCTGCTAGTGTTGAGGATTGGTTAAATGATTCAAGTCATGAAAATGACGAGAAAGGTACACCTTCTTCGACGGATAAAGCTGAAAAGGTAACGGACACTATAGATTCTTCACCAACTGTAAATGCCTGGGACTTCGTGAAAATGTTATTTGCCACTGCATTTGTAATTGGACTCATTTATTTTACATTTAGATTTATTAATAAGCGGAATAAAGTTTTTTCAGGGGCTAAATATATTGAAAATATTGGTGGTACAAGCTTAGGTGCAAATCGTAGTGTTCAGCTTATTAAGGTAGGGGATGAAATTTTAGTTGTTGGTGTGGGTGAATCTATCACTCTACTAAAGGAAATACATGCGAACGATGAAGTTTCTGCTATTATTGAACAACATAATAATGGTTTAGATCAGTTGATACAGCGAAGTGATATCTTTAATCGCATTTTTAAAGATAAAAAGAAGAATGAGAATAAAGGTACAGGGGATTTTCAGTCCGTTCTGAACCAGCAATTAAAAGATTTATCAGATGGAAGAAAAAAACTTTTGAGGGAGTTAGAGAAAGAAAGGGATACACATCATGACTGA
- the flhA gene encoding flagellar biosynthesis protein FlhA, whose translation MSARDLSVLASVILIIAMLVIPFPSWMLSILIIINITLALLVLLTSMNMQEPLQFSIFPSLLLLLTLYRLALNVSTTRSILSEGEAGGVVETFGTFVVGGKVLVGFVVFLILIIIQFVVITKGAERVSEVAARFTLDAMPGKQMAIDADLNAGLISEIQARERRDKVAREADFYGAMDGASKFVKGDAIAGIIIVIINMLFGIIIGTMQLGMSFAESASHFTKLTVGDGIVSQIPALLISTATGIVVTRAASDGNLGQDITSQLLAYPKMLYVAAATIFLLGLFTPIHDMLTIPIALLLSFGAYMYTRQSKDLDIPEASSEEEMQPDEMKSPESIVSLLNVDPIEFEFGYGLIPLADSSQGGDLLDRVVMIRRQLALELGLVIPVVRIRDNIQLEPNEYRLKIKGNEVARGQILLDHYLAMSPGMDDDAIEGIDTIEPSFGLPAKWISDAMKEQAEIFGYTVVDPPSVVSTHITETIKAYAHELLGRQETKQLVDHLKESYPILVEEVTPSPLLIGDVQKVLANLLKEKVSIRNLPVIFETLADFGKMTSDTDLLSEYVRQALARQITNQYVVQSDSLKVITLSGGAEKAIADAIQQTEHGNYLALDPAISQKIIESVHTKVNQFMNGEQTPILLCSPAVRMYVRHIIERYLPNVPVLSYNELESNIEIQSVGVVNVD comes from the coding sequence ATGTCAGCAAGAGATTTATCTGTATTAGCTAGTGTTATATTAATAATCGCTATGCTTGTTATTCCATTTCCGTCATGGATGTTAAGTATTCTAATTATAATAAATATTACGCTAGCATTATTAGTGTTGCTAACGTCAATGAATATGCAGGAACCTCTTCAATTCTCCATCTTCCCTTCCTTATTGCTGTTATTAACACTGTACCGGCTTGCACTTAATGTTTCTACTACCCGTTCTATTTTAAGCGAGGGTGAAGCGGGAGGCGTCGTTGAAACGTTTGGGACGTTTGTTGTTGGAGGTAAGGTTTTAGTTGGTTTTGTAGTGTTCTTAATTTTAATCATCATTCAATTTGTTGTTATCACAAAAGGTGCTGAACGTGTTTCTGAGGTCGCAGCAAGATTCACATTAGATGCTATGCCTGGTAAACAAATGGCTATTGATGCTGATTTGAATGCAGGGCTTATTTCAGAAATACAAGCTCGGGAACGTCGAGATAAAGTTGCAAGAGAAGCAGATTTTTATGGTGCTATGGATGGTGCCAGTAAGTTTGTAAAGGGAGACGCCATAGCTGGTATCATTATAGTAATAATTAACATGCTCTTTGGTATCATTATTGGTACCATGCAGCTAGGTATGTCTTTTGCTGAATCGGCATCACATTTTACAAAGTTAACAGTAGGAGATGGTATCGTAAGCCAAATACCAGCTCTGCTTATATCTACAGCTACTGGTATTGTTGTAACAAGAGCTGCGTCAGATGGAAATCTAGGTCAAGATATAACCTCACAGCTGTTGGCCTATCCGAAAATGCTATATGTAGCCGCTGCTACCATCTTCCTTCTTGGTTTATTTACACCAATTCATGACATGTTAACAATACCTATTGCTTTGCTGTTGTCATTTGGTGCTTATATGTATACAAGACAATCTAAAGATTTAGACATACCAGAGGCGAGTTCAGAGGAAGAGATGCAGCCAGATGAAATGAAAAGTCCTGAAAGTATAGTGTCTTTGTTAAATGTTGATCCTATAGAGTTTGAATTTGGGTATGGTCTTATTCCTTTAGCAGATTCTAGTCAAGGTGGAGATTTACTTGACAGGGTTGTTATGATACGAAGACAGCTTGCTCTTGAACTAGGACTAGTTATTCCTGTTGTAAGAATTCGTGACAATATTCAGCTTGAACCAAATGAATACAGATTAAAGATAAAAGGAAATGAAGTAGCTAGAGGTCAAATTTTACTTGATCATTATTTGGCAATGAGTCCCGGTATGGACGATGATGCAATTGAAGGCATTGATACAATTGAGCCATCCTTTGGGTTACCAGCTAAATGGATTAGTGATGCAATGAAGGAACAAGCAGAGATTTTTGGTTACACCGTAGTTGACCCGCCTTCTGTAGTATCTACTCATATTACGGAAACTATAAAAGCATATGCACATGAGTTGTTAGGAAGACAAGAAACAAAACAGTTAGTAGATCATTTAAAAGAGTCGTATCCAATATTAGTAGAAGAAGTGACCCCGTCTCCATTATTAATTGGGGATGTTCAAAAGGTTTTAGCTAATTTATTGAAGGAAAAAGTAAGTATTCGTAACTTGCCAGTCATTTTTGAGACACTCGCAGACTTCGGTAAGATGACAAGTGACACAGACTTATTATCAGAGTATGTAAGACAAGCCTTAGCAAGACAAATAACGAACCAATACGTTGTTCAATCAGATAGTTTAAAGGTTATTACTTTATCAGGGGGAGCTGAAAAAGCAATTGCTGATGCTATTCAGCAAACAGAACACGGAAATTACCTTGCATTGGATCCAGCAATTTCACAAAAAATTATTGAATCCGTTCATACTAAGGTAAACCAGTTTATGAATGGTGAGCAAACACCAATTCTGTTATGTTCTCCTGCTGTACGTATGTACGTTCGTCATATTATTGAACGGTATTTACCAAATGTACCCGTCTTGTCATACAATGAACTAGAATCTAACATCGAGATTCAAAGTGTAGGGGTGGTGAATGTAGATTGA